In a genomic window of Phragmites australis chromosome 14, lpPhrAust1.1, whole genome shotgun sequence:
- the LOC133891611 gene encoding uncharacterized protein LOC133891611 → MVEDETLRNKIEEQSMLYEDQRGGIFKNCMALQTMKSKNPLDWWRAYGGRSIDLQRFAKRIVSLCASSSGCERNWSTFEFIHTKKRNRLEHKRLNDLVYVAYNRKMTSRFQKRREEAGKSYDHLVMEDFDWENEWVDPTAQPQCSSALDITWDQVDEAIGASHELRGRNLPRTYARCARHISRVVEDYEEEGEEEDIIVDDVDVDDFDDKPMDATEDNAENMDASNDFDEFALDDF, encoded by the exons ATGGTGGAAGATGAGACCCTTCGAAACAAAATTGAAGAACAATCCATGCTCTACGAAGATCAACGTGGAGGCATCTTCAAGAATTGTATGGCCCTCCAAACTATGAAGTCAAAGAACCCTC TTGATTGGTGGCGTGCGTATGGTGGCCGATCTATTGACTTACAAAGATTTGCTAAGCGTATTGTTAGTCTTTGTGCTTCATCATCTGGTTGTGAGCGTAATTGGAGCACTTTTGAATTT ATTCATACAAAGAAAAGAAACCGGCTAGAGCATAAAAgattgaatgatttggtttatGTTGCCTACAATCGGAAAATGACTAGTAGGTTCCAAAAACGCCGTGAGGAAGCGGGTAAAAGCTATGATCATTTGGTTATGGAAGACTTTGATTGGGAAAATGAATGGGTTGATCCAACGGCCCAACCTCAATGTTCTAGTGCTTTGGACATCACATGGGACCAAGTTGATGAAGCAATTGGTGCATCACATGAGCTTCGAGGTCGTAACCTTCCTAGGACCTACGCTCGTTGTGCAAGACATATATCAAGAGTGGTTGAAGATtatgaggaggagggagaggaagaagacatcattgtggatgatgttgatgttgatgattttgatgacAAACCAATGGATGCTACTGAAGATAATGCGGAGAACATGGATGCTTCAAACGATTTCGATGAGTTTGCATTGGATGACttttga